The genomic region ATTGGCCCAGCCAATGGCCCATGCTGCTATGAGGTTGGTGAAGATGTGGAGGACGCTGTTGCTAAAATATTTCCAAATATGGATGGGCTTTTGGTTAAAGGCAAAGGACTGCGCCATCACTTGAACCAGTGGGAGGCCAATCGGAGGCAGCTTATCCAGGTTGGAGTCCCAATGGAAAATATTGAGGTTGCTGGGTTATGTACCCAATGCAACGGCAATGAATTTTATTCTGCACGTCTTGGGCATACGGGGCGATTTGCAGCTGGAATAATGATTGGTAAGGTAATATTAGGATTATAACCAAAAAATATTGTAGTCTAGGTAAAACATTTTTGTATCGTAATCTAATGTTTACGGTATAGTAATATGCGGAAAACACCCTTTCCCTTATTGAGAAGTTAAATGCTTTTGTATCTTTATAAACAATTAAGCATCCCTGTTTTTAAAGACTGCAGCTATGCTTCAACTCTTGAATATCTCTTTCGATTTCATCTACCTTCCTCTTCTGGTGTTGGTTGCCCTAGCTTGGCTTATTCCCATGGCGCTTTCCTTGTTGCGGGTAAAGCGTGTGCCATCTGTAATTGTTGAAATTGTGTTGGGCTATTTTGTTGGCCACTATGTTCTTGCCCATTCAACAATTGGAGGAATCTACATCCTTAATTTTCTTGCCTTGACGGGCTTCATCTTCTTGATGTTTCTCAGCGGTCTTGAAATTGATATGGAGCAGCTACTTGGCTCGTTTCCGAGAAAAAAGTTGAGCGCAGGGATATTCATCAAGAATCCGCTGCTTGTCGCCCTCACCTATTTTTGCATTTCGTTAGTGCTGTCAATTGCTGCTTCGTGGGCACTTTCTTTTTGGATTGCAGTTCCCAATGTTTGGTATTTTTCCCTAATTTATGGTAACCACCTCGGTTGGCATAATCTTACCAGTGTTAAAGAATAGAGGTGAGGCGTCAAGTCTATTTGGTCAAATGGTAATTACCTCCGCGGCAGTTGCCGATATACTGGGAATAATTCTATTCACCTTTACGGCATTTATACTCAAGAATGAATTTCGGTTCGACATACTTTATATTTTTATCCTCTTTGCTGCCTTCTTCTTCTTTTACCAGTTGGGAAGTCAATCTCGCAAATGGGTTGTGCTGCGTAAAATCAGCTTTCAACTATCGCATACTGCCTCCCAAATAAGCATAAGAGGCTCACTGTTTCTTCTGCTAATTTTTGTTGTGATTGCACAGTATATAAGCCCAGAGGCTGTGCTGCTTGGCGCATTCCTCTGTGGGCTATTGCTTTCACTTTTCATGCACAAGGGCCGTTCGCTATTGCTAGTTAAGCTCGATGGAATGGGTTTTGGCTTTTTTATCCCCATATTCTTTATGATGGTTGGCGCAACCTTTAACCCGGCGGCACTTGCTGAATTTGACCTAAGCCTTATTCCGCTGCTAGTTGTGCTGCTTGTGGTAAAGATCGTTCCATCAGTAATGTGGTTTAGGCAGTTTGGCTTACGCAAGGCCCTTTCTGGCGGTGTCCTAATGTCATCACGCCTTAGCCTTATAATTGCTGCGGCGGCAATTGGTCTTGAAATGGGGCTGGTAACACCTGGTCTAAATGCTTGTTTCATTTTACTAGCCGTGGCAACCTGCTTTCTTGCACCGTTGCTGCATGGTTTTATCGATTCAGAAAGAACTTTTTTATCGGATAAAACAATAATTGTTGGTGGCAGTAGCGTTGGAGTGCTGCTGGCTCGCAGGTTGAAAATTCATGGGCGCGCTTCCATTATTGTAGAAAAAAACGAGAAGCGCTTTAATGAGCTAAAACAGAAAGGATTTGTTGCTTATTATGGCGATGGGGCTGAGCTAAATACATTTTTGGATATAAATACAGTGAGGGATAATCATGTGGTGGTTATCACAGGTTCGGACGCTTCCAACGTGCAGATTTGCGAGATGCTACGCCACGATTTGAACCATGAAAAAATTATCTCTACCGCCACAGGATTGTCTATTGAGCGTATGCTTAAAAAATTTGGTATTGAATCGGTCGACACCACTCGCGTAATGGCTACAACCATAGAAAATCTGATTCTACGTCCAGCTACCTACCATGCGTTGGTTGACAGTTTTGAGAATTTTAGTGTTGAGGAGATTCACGTGCGCAACACCTCAGTTGATAGTCTTCAACTTAAAGATGTGGCCTTCCATAAAGATGCCATTCTCATAATGCTTAGGCGAGGTAGCTCTCTAATTATTCCTCATGGTGAGTCCTATCTTAGAGTTGGAGATGTGCTCACGGTTTTTGGCACAAACACTGCTATGGAGGATGCGCGCCTTAAACTTAGTGGTGATTCTTAGGTCTTAAAGAAATATTTTGTGTGTGGGTAGGGGCGGTTGTTTCCTCTATGT from Williamwhitmania sp. harbors:
- a CDS encoding cation:proton antiporter — protein: MLQLLNISFDFIYLPLLVLVALAWLIPMALSLLRVKRVPSVIVEIVLGYFVGHYVLAHSTIGGIYILNFLALTGFIFLMFLSGLEIDMEQLLGSFPRKKLSAGIFIKNPLLVALTYFCISLVLSIAASWALSFWIAVPNVWYFSLIYGNHLGWHNLTSVKE
- a CDS encoding cation:proton antiporter — protein: MLKNRGEASSLFGQMVITSAAVADILGIILFTFTAFILKNEFRFDILYIFILFAAFFFFYQLGSQSRKWVVLRKISFQLSHTASQISIRGSLFLLLIFVVIAQYISPEAVLLGAFLCGLLLSLFMHKGRSLLLVKLDGMGFGFFIPIFFMMVGATFNPAALAEFDLSLIPLLVVLLVVKIVPSVMWFRQFGLRKALSGGVLMSSRLSLIIAAAAIGLEMGLVTPGLNACFILLAVATCFLAPLLHGFIDSERTFLSDKTIIVGGSSVGVLLARRLKIHGRASIIVEKNEKRFNELKQKGFVAYYGDGAELNTFLDINTVRDNHVVVITGSDASNVQICEMLRHDLNHEKIISTATGLSIERMLKKFGIESVDTTRVMATTIENLILRPATYHALVDSFENFSVEEIHVRNTSVDSLQLKDVAFHKDAILIMLRRGSSLIIPHGESYLRVGDVLTVFGTNTAMEDARLKLSGDS